A section of the Candidatus Moraniibacteriota bacterium genome encodes:
- a CDS encoding transposase — protein sequence MKNGSQGYSHHYLCRACEHSFSRYFGHDPRLLWIEHIDGVPFRKLGDEYGLSGKQAFVRVTRELAQLPSNDALTQTLCDPRRFSGILVMDGKYVAVKGFARKIPFLYGIDYLTHDIPFGALYTAEDEVSFSRFFHQVKQLGYDLQIVVADDRSGLKKALLKVFPSARLQLCHNHYLENIRVALRVRSEERYRPFFYALKESVFGEREDVTNAIRSFAASIKREKRLLKNIVSEIAYRQEELFNYLLLPGCPNNTNLIELYNSHLNGRLKTIKGFQSFASAQCWLNAWMIRRRTKPFYRL from the coding sequence GTGAAGAATGGCTCCCAAGGCTACAGCCATCACTACCTGTGTCGTGCTTGTGAACATTCTTTTTCTCGTTACTTCGGGCATGATCCGAGACTGCTGTGGATCGAGCATATTGATGGGGTACCGTTTCGTAAATTAGGAGATGAATATGGTCTCTCGGGAAAACAAGCCTTCGTGAGAGTTACAAGAGAATTAGCACAACTTCCTTCCAATGACGCTCTGACGCAAACCCTCTGTGACCCGAGACGCTTCTCGGGCATCCTTGTCATGGATGGGAAGTATGTGGCGGTCAAAGGCTTTGCGAGAAAGATTCCTTTTCTCTACGGCATTGATTACTTGACCCACGATATTCCCTTCGGGGCTTTGTATACAGCGGAAGATGAGGTGTCCTTCTCACGTTTCTTCCATCAAGTGAAGCAACTTGGCTATGATCTTCAGATCGTGGTCGCCGATGACCGCTCTGGCCTGAAAAAGGCTCTCCTGAAGGTTTTTCCGTCGGCTCGGCTGCAGCTCTGCCACAACCACTACCTGGAGAATATCCGGGTGGCTTTACGGGTGCGGAGTGAAGAGCGATACCGGCCCTTCTTTTACGCTCTCAAGGAGAGCGTGTTTGGAGAACGAGAGGATGTGACGAACGCCATTCGATCTTTTGCCGCGAGCATCAAGAGAGAGAAACGTCTGCTCAAAAACATCGTAAGTGAGATAGCGTACCGGCAGGAGGAACTCTTCAATTACTTGCTGCTGCCAGGCTGTCCCAACAACACCAATCTCATTGAACTCTACAATTCCCATCTCAATGGGAGGCTGAAGACGATCAAGGGTTTTCAGAGTTTTGCTTCGGCTCAGTGTTGGTTGAATGCGTGGATGATACGGAGGAGAACCAAGCCTTTTTACAGATTGTGA
- a CDS encoding fibronectin type III domain-containing protein, with product MNRKYFSTMQWVFGLVAFAVLPGVANAGTAHLTWNANSEGDLAGYTIYYATSSHSGTCPTGYTSNQNAGNVTSYYFDNLTAGQTYYFQLTAKDTSNNESGCSTSPGEVSKLITYRSDLNTDHAVNVLDFGVLHTNYGNTTPGNVADINRDSAVNVLDFGILHGEYGGSF from the coding sequence ATGAACAGGAAATATTTCAGTACTATGCAGTGGGTGTTCGGACTCGTGGCATTTGCGGTGCTTCCGGGTGTGGCGAATGCTGGTACGGCGCATTTGACCTGGAATGCGAACAGCGAAGGTGATCTCGCTGGATATACGATTTACTATGCGACGTCATCTCACTCGGGGACATGCCCGACGGGGTATACGAGCAACCAGAACGCTGGAAATGTTACTTCTTACTATTTCGACAACTTGACCGCTGGGCAAACATACTATTTCCAGCTGACCGCCAAAGACACGTCAAATAACGAGAGCGGGTGTTCGACGAGCCCGGGTGAAGTTTCGAAGCTCATCACTTACCGTAGTGATTTGAATACGGACCATGCGGTGAACGTCCTCGATTTCGGGGTACTCCATACGAACTATGGGAATACGACGCCGGGCAATGTCGCCGACATCAACCGGGATAGCGCGGTGAACGTCCTCGATTTCGGAATCCTTCATGGAGAATACGGTGGCAGTTTCTAG
- the rny gene encoding ribonuclease Y, giving the protein MTPLTIILALAALGIGVLVGYLIRQNLAKKQLSTAEGQAAKIIEEAKNTSNTLTLEAKNKAVEILEVAKKNEQSREEKIGHQESRLEKREEQIEKEAQAIDDEKKRLLSRAEEIQAIKAEVEKLKQQEVEELQRTAKLSHEEAESRLMKLVEEESKDALVARMSKLENEAHDELEKRSFQIMATIIQKYSRTHVSEFTTTTITIPSDDIKGKIIGKEGRNIRALEKETGVELIVDDTPESIIISGFDPVRREVARIALEKLIADGRIHPARIEEAVAEGRKEIDNKIKEAGEAAAYEAGVAGLHPKLLYILGRLRFRYSYKQNVLLHSLEVSYLSAALAAELGADVATARKAGLMHDIGKAVDHEIEGTHVKIGMRILEKFGIGQSVIDGMKSHHDEYPHATIESYIVTAADALSAARPGARKETAEKYIKRLEELESLINTFPQVEKSYAIQAGREVRIFVNPEKTDDYGAMTLARDVSKRIQEELQYPGEIKVVVFRETRAVEYAR; this is encoded by the coding sequence ATGACCCCGCTCACCATTATTCTCGCCCTTGCTGCACTCGGCATCGGCGTCCTTGTCGGATACCTCATCCGTCAAAACCTGGCCAAGAAGCAGCTCTCCACGGCTGAGGGCCAAGCGGCCAAAATCATCGAAGAAGCCAAGAATACATCAAACACTCTCACACTCGAGGCCAAGAATAAGGCCGTCGAGATTCTTGAAGTTGCCAAGAAAAACGAACAGTCCCGAGAGGAGAAGATCGGCCATCAGGAATCCCGGCTCGAAAAGCGCGAAGAGCAGATTGAAAAGGAGGCGCAAGCGATCGATGATGAGAAGAAGCGGCTCCTCAGCCGGGCCGAAGAGATTCAGGCGATCAAGGCTGAGGTCGAAAAGCTGAAGCAACAAGAAGTCGAAGAGTTGCAGCGCACCGCCAAGCTCAGTCATGAGGAGGCTGAGAGCCGGCTCATGAAGCTCGTCGAGGAAGAGAGCAAGGATGCCCTCGTCGCCCGGATGTCGAAGCTCGAAAATGAGGCGCATGATGAGCTCGAAAAACGCTCGTTCCAGATCATGGCGACGATCATCCAGAAGTACTCGCGCACCCATGTGTCCGAGTTCACCACGACCACGATCACCATCCCGTCGGACGATATCAAGGGTAAGATCATCGGCAAGGAAGGTCGCAATATCCGCGCGCTGGAAAAGGAAACTGGGGTGGAACTCATCGTCGACGATACGCCGGAGTCCATCATTATCTCGGGTTTTGACCCGGTGCGTCGCGAGGTGGCCCGCATCGCGCTCGAGAAGCTGATCGCGGACGGTCGTATCCATCCGGCCCGCATTGAAGAGGCGGTCGCGGAGGGGCGCAAGGAAATCGACAACAAGATCAAGGAAGCTGGCGAGGCCGCGGCCTATGAAGCGGGGGTAGCCGGTCTCCATCCGAAACTCCTTTACATCCTCGGGCGGCTCCGTTTCCGCTACAGTTACAAACAAAATGTGCTCCTCCACTCACTCGAAGTGTCCTATCTCTCGGCAGCGCTCGCGGCCGAACTCGGCGCGGATGTCGCGACGGCTCGCAAGGCTGGACTCATGCATGATATCGGCAAGGCGGTGGATCATGAAATCGAGGGGACCCATGTGAAGATTGGGATGCGCATCTTGGAGAAATTTGGGATCGGGCAGAGTGTCATCGACGGGATGAAGTCACATCATGACGAATACCCGCACGCGACGATCGAGAGCTATATCGTGACGGCGGCGGATGCCCTGTCGGCGGCTCGGCCCGGAGCGCGCAAGGAAACAGCCGAGAAGTATATCAAGCGGCTCGAAGAACTCGAATCCCTCATCAATACCTTTCCGCAGGTGGAGAAGTCCTATGCGATCCAAGCTGGTCGTGAGGTTCGCATCTTCGTCAATCCCGAAAAGACCGACGACTACGGCGCGATGACCCTCGCCCGCGACGTATCAAAGCGCATCCAAGAAGAGCTCCAATATCCTGGAGAAATAAAAGTGGTGGTATTTAGGGAAACAAGAGCAGTAGAATATGCGCGATAA
- a CDS encoding MFS transporter — MRSGLQSNIWKYTLILITNKRVFVAILGAYYLTIPEVTPQWIGTILLIGSIAGFLFQVPSGYFADKLGHKETLIVARVFMVLSSFFLLIANHVYLLILGGVFLSLSQAFHSGTGSAFMHETLRALGREKEYSKVMGKASSLGFAVPVVLMVLVPFLVEFSYKLPFLVGLILDVIGLIISFSLIKPPVTPEHVEEMGVTNFRDVLREGFRLRYFRHAIFMGIITGTLVSVGVFRAPYQSLLEVPVIWFGVFFGIGRALASLMLAYSGKLHTAFRDIYNFQAFLLIIFAFQLLLLGIIASPWVVVTLFLTINAFQWGLSQVGTSFLVEIIKDSRFKATLLSIPGQIDMAVTAVASFGLGFAIQHLSYRLGFLCIAILFVAVLLPFYLYLYLYQDRSTLVPEH, encoded by the coding sequence ATGCGATCCGGACTCCAGAGTAACATTTGGAAGTACACGCTTATCCTCATCACGAATAAGCGTGTTTTCGTGGCAATCTTGGGTGCCTATTATCTCACTATCCCCGAAGTCACCCCTCAATGGATCGGCACCATACTGCTCATCGGAAGCATTGCTGGTTTCCTCTTTCAAGTACCTAGTGGATATTTCGCAGACAAGCTCGGACACAAGGAAACCCTCATCGTCGCCCGAGTCTTTATGGTGCTCTCCTCTTTTTTCCTCCTCATCGCCAACCATGTATACCTCCTCATCTTGGGCGGAGTTTTCCTCAGTCTCAGTCAGGCGTTTCATAGTGGCACCGGCAGCGCCTTCATGCACGAAACGCTCCGTGCCCTGGGACGAGAAAAGGAATATTCAAAAGTGATGGGGAAAGCGAGTTCGCTCGGATTTGCCGTACCCGTCGTCCTGATGGTGCTCGTCCCCTTCTTGGTCGAATTCAGCTACAAGCTCCCTTTCTTGGTCGGACTCATCTTGGATGTGATCGGTTTGATCATTTCTTTCTCCCTGATCAAACCACCCGTCACCCCCGAACATGTCGAGGAAATGGGCGTGACAAACTTTCGAGATGTCCTCCGAGAGGGTTTCCGTTTGCGATACTTTCGACACGCCATTTTCATGGGAATCATCACTGGGACTCTCGTATCGGTCGGGGTATTCCGCGCCCCATACCAATCATTACTCGAGGTCCCCGTGATCTGGTTCGGCGTTTTCTTTGGTATCGGCCGCGCACTCGCTTCACTGATGCTCGCCTACAGCGGCAAACTGCATACGGCTTTCAGAGATATTTACAACTTCCAAGCTTTTCTGTTGATCATCTTTGCGTTCCAACTCCTCCTCCTGGGGATCATCGCTTCCCCTTGGGTTGTCGTGACGCTCTTCCTCACTATCAATGCCTTCCAATGGGGACTGAGCCAGGTCGGTACCAGCTTTCTCGTCGAAATCATCAAGGACAGTCGGTTCAAAGCAACCCTCCTCTCCATACCCGGACAGATTGACATGGCCGTCACCGCCGTGGCCAGTTTCGGACTCGGTTTCGCGATTCAGCATCTCTCCTATCGACTGGGATTTCTGTGCATCGCCATTCTATTCGTAGCAGTACTTCTCCCCTTTTACCTCTATCTCTACCTCTACCAAGACCGGTCCACCCTTGTCCCCGAACATTAG
- a CDS encoding PD40 domain-containing protein, translating into MGRQEIVKYALLAAAALAVAFVVYFYFLRSSEQTAPVSNTTRDSASLESPGASDDQRPEGRETIIAEIDGVIRQVSLPSGKLEPMTDFVEALPMELQLESYTGVDPAFQKPEAPDLWFQPRVGKLIFGHVVTPDGRDVAPVYVCDTEAHRCEHTGPGADLGAATVPQGAVSGTGERLVVINQHDTPNTETGAHWDLLVYATNRLDTPERTIDISAAIDRSPEAAYDSVSSVAWSPDGTQVAIVSSRRIVIVDIRSGTVTQVFEAPAPVDEDANPSWDNSLLVWSPGGRYLAFASYSEAAGASDESDEETADTLTAIDLEQGNALQTLVRGESVRLVTGE; encoded by the coding sequence ATGGGAAGGCAGGAAATTGTGAAGTATGCACTATTAGCGGCCGCTGCGTTGGCGGTCGCTTTTGTTGTGTATTTTTATTTTTTGCGATCGTCAGAGCAGACGGCACCAGTGAGTAACACGACACGTGATTCAGCGTCTTTGGAATCGCCTGGGGCGTCTGACGATCAGCGCCCGGAAGGGCGAGAAACGATCATAGCTGAAATTGATGGTGTTATCAGGCAGGTAAGTTTGCCTAGTGGTAAACTGGAACCGATGACTGATTTTGTCGAGGCACTTCCGATGGAACTCCAGCTGGAGTCCTATACCGGAGTCGACCCGGCATTCCAGAAACCAGAAGCTCCAGATCTTTGGTTTCAACCCCGGGTAGGGAAGTTGATCTTCGGACATGTCGTGACCCCTGATGGGCGAGATGTGGCACCGGTGTATGTCTGTGATACGGAAGCCCACCGATGCGAACATACTGGACCAGGAGCGGACCTCGGAGCCGCAACCGTGCCGCAGGGAGCGGTGAGTGGTACTGGCGAGAGGCTCGTGGTGATCAATCAGCATGATACCCCCAATACCGAGACTGGCGCACACTGGGATCTGTTGGTCTATGCGACGAACCGGCTCGATACCCCGGAACGGACCATCGATATCTCGGCGGCGATCGATCGAAGCCCGGAAGCCGCTTACGACAGTGTCTCGTCGGTAGCGTGGAGCCCAGACGGAACCCAAGTGGCTATCGTGTCATCTCGGAGAATCGTCATCGTCGATATCCGATCCGGTACCGTCACGCAGGTGTTTGAGGCGCCAGCACCGGTCGACGAAGACGCCAATCCGTCATGGGACAATAGCCTGCTCGTCTGGTCACCTGGCGGCCGGTATCTCGCCTTTGCGAGCTATTCAGAAGCGGCGGGTGCGAGCGATGAGTCCGACGAGGAAACCGCTGATACATTGACGGCCATCGATCTGGAGCAGGGGAATGCACTCCAGACACTCGTCCGAGGGGAAAGCGTCCGTCTCGTCACCGGAGAGTGA
- a CDS encoding 2,3-bisphosphoglycerate-independent phosphoglycerate mutase: protein MPTENTFRPFVLVVLDGWGISNTTQGNPIREAKLPTFDKLNRYYPMTTLQASGISIGLPWNTAGNSEVGHMTMGAGRIIYQNMPRIALAIQDGSFNLNPTLLEAVDAVKAHDSTLHLMGLISPGSVHSHKDHILALLRLAKEQNLTKVVVHAFMDGRDSAPTSGIVHLRELAREMKLVGVGEIGSLVGRHYAMDRNNNWDRVEKAYLMLTKGIGERTNDPLLHLEQSYAKNITDEYIEPTVIEKDGTPVGVVQDGDAVIFFNFREDRAREITKAFVLPEFDGFIREKLLDLHFVTMTEYEKGLPVHVAYPPEDVHDSLGETLSKAGLRQLRIAETEKYAHVTYFFNGGNEEAFPNEDRILIPSPAVAHFDEQPEMSAPEVTDMVINKIQENIYDFILVNYANPDMVGHTGNEAASIKAVEATDKSLSRLIPAILQAGGALMVTADHGNVEEVTNLQTGERDTEHSTNPIPLWYITAGNHREKTSAEMIREQNEVHGLLSDVAPTILDILGLEKPEVMNGASLRPILEVKK from the coding sequence ATGCCGACAGAAAATACTTTTCGGCCTTTTGTCCTCGTCGTTCTCGATGGTTGGGGTATCTCCAATACCACCCAGGGCAACCCGATCCGTGAGGCCAAGCTGCCGACCTTCGACAAACTCAATCGCTATTACCCGATGACGACCCTCCAAGCCTCGGGGATTTCAATCGGTTTGCCCTGGAACACCGCCGGCAACTCCGAAGTCGGCCACATGACCATGGGCGCCGGCCGCATCATCTATCAAAACATGCCTCGGATCGCCCTCGCGATTCAGGACGGTAGTTTCAACCTGAACCCGACGCTTCTCGAGGCCGTCGACGCCGTGAAGGCGCATGATTCGACACTGCACCTCATGGGACTCATCAGTCCGGGTTCCGTCCACTCACACAAAGACCATATCCTCGCGCTCCTCCGCCTCGCCAAAGAACAAAACCTCACGAAAGTCGTGGTCCATGCCTTCATGGATGGCCGGGATTCTGCGCCGACGTCTGGCATCGTCCATCTCCGCGAACTCGCCCGTGAGATGAAACTCGTCGGTGTCGGCGAAATTGGCAGTCTCGTCGGTCGCCACTACGCGATGGACCGCAACAACAACTGGGACCGCGTGGAAAAAGCCTATCTCATGCTGACCAAAGGTATCGGTGAACGAACCAATGATCCGCTGCTCCACCTCGAGCAATCCTATGCCAAGAACATCACCGACGAATACATCGAACCGACCGTCATCGAGAAGGACGGCACGCCCGTCGGCGTTGTGCAAGATGGCGATGCGGTTATTTTCTTCAATTTCCGCGAAGACCGGGCCCGCGAAATCACCAAGGCATTCGTTCTCCCAGAATTCGACGGCTTCATCCGCGAGAAACTGCTCGATCTCCACTTCGTCACGATGACTGAATATGAGAAGGGCCTGCCCGTGCATGTCGCCTATCCACCCGAAGATGTCCATGATAGCTTGGGTGAAACTCTCTCGAAGGCCGGTCTGCGCCAGCTCCGCATCGCCGAGACCGAGAAGTATGCCCATGTCACCTATTTCTTCAATGGGGGCAATGAAGAGGCATTTCCCAATGAAGACCGCATCCTCATCCCCTCGCCTGCAGTCGCGCATTTCGATGAGCAGCCCGAGATGAGCGCCCCCGAAGTAACCGACATGGTCATCAATAAGATTCAGGAGAACATCTATGATTTCATCCTGGTGAATTATGCCAACCCCGACATGGTCGGCCACACCGGCAACGAAGCCGCTTCCATCAAAGCCGTCGAGGCGACCGACAAAAGCCTGTCGCGGCTCATCCCTGCCATCTTGCAAGCCGGCGGCGCGCTCATGGTCACGGCGGACCACGGCAATGTCGAGGAAGTCACCAACCTCCAAACCGGCGAACGCGACACAGAGCATTCGACCAATCCGATCCCGCTCTGGTATATCACCGCCGGCAATCACCGCGAGAAAACCTCAGCCGAGATGATCCGCGAGCAAAATGAAGTTCATGGTCTCCTCTCCGATGTCGCGCCGACGATCCTCGATATCCTCGGTCTGGAGAAACCCGAAGTCATGAATGGCGCGTCACTCCGGCCCATCCTCGAGGTGAAGAAATAG
- a CDS encoding HU family DNA-binding protein: MGNVNKDSLVHSIVDKTSLSKKDIELVLEAFEDVVTAELRKGNKVTLTGFGTFKVSNRAAREGINPQTKAKIMIPAMTVPKFTAGKGLKEAVK, from the coding sequence ATGGGTAATGTAAACAAAGATTCATTGGTGCACTCAATCGTCGACAAGACCAGCCTTTCCAAGAAGGATATCGAACTCGTACTCGAAGCTTTCGAGGATGTGGTGACGGCGGAACTCCGCAAGGGAAACAAGGTCACGCTGACCGGCTTCGGGACTTTCAAGGTCTCGAATCGGGCGGCGCGTGAAGGCATCAATCCGCAGACCAAGGCCAAGATCATGATTCCGGCCATGACGGTGCCAAAGTTTACCGCAGGTAAGGGTCTGAAGGAAGCTGTCAAGTAG
- a CDS encoding aminotransferase class IV, whose translation MPKAYWNGSYCDESAIHISPRDLGLLRGYAVFDVMPVYRGRPFHTDRHYARLARSAETLRLQLPVDAAAFTVIATELSQQAGLTEATIRTVLSGGSSENGFRPASGRENFFMLVESVHAPHPSTYQDGVRLITLEYGRSLPQVKFANHAIAIQDLGRRDAAGAYETLYVNGGMVSECSQSNLFWVRDGQIGTTWDDVLWGITQGLVMELAAARGNAVRKTSITLEELFQADEIFITGSSKALVPVVEIDGRKIGNGTVGSITRELMVAYREYCVKY comes from the coding sequence ATGCCAAAAGCGTATTGGAACGGAAGCTATTGCGATGAGTCAGCCATCCATATCAGCCCGCGAGACCTCGGCCTCTTGCGCGGGTATGCGGTGTTTGACGTGATGCCGGTGTACCGGGGCCGCCCCTTTCATACTGATCGGCACTACGCGCGGCTCGCTCGTTCGGCCGAGACGCTCCGTCTCCAGTTGCCGGTGGATGCCGCCGCATTTACCGTGATCGCGACTGAATTGTCCCAACAAGCGGGTTTGACCGAAGCGACCATCCGCACCGTCCTCTCGGGTGGCTCGAGTGAAAATGGTTTTCGGCCGGCGTCGGGCCGAGAGAATTTTTTCATGCTCGTCGAATCAGTCCATGCGCCGCACCCATCGACCTATCAAGACGGCGTGCGGCTCATCACACTCGAATACGGACGCTCCTTGCCGCAGGTGAAATTCGCCAATCATGCAATAGCGATCCAGGATCTGGGCAGACGAGATGCAGCTGGTGCATACGAGACGTTGTATGTGAACGGAGGAATGGTCTCGGAGTGTTCGCAGAGCAATCTCTTTTGGGTTCGGGATGGTCAGATCGGCACGACTTGGGATGATGTGCTCTGGGGGATCACACAGGGATTGGTGATGGAGTTGGCGGCAGCGCGGGGGAACGCTGTCAGGAAAACCTCTATCACCCTCGAGGAATTATTTCAAGCCGATGAAATTTTCATTACGGGTAGTAGTAAAGCGCTCGTCCCAGTCGTCGAGATCGACGGTCGGAAAATTGGGAACGGTACGGTCGGATCGATTACACGAGAACTGATGGTGGCGTATCGGGAGTATTGCGTGAAGTATTGA
- a CDS encoding nucleoside triphosphate pyrophosphohydrolase, protein MRKQYRKLVRDRIPDIIRKKGGIPEIRTLPEGEYLQALKEKFKEELAEYLAAETPEARLEEMADIFEVITVLNATEGRSVEQVIETQKKKREDRGAFEERIFLESVEEPE, encoded by the coding sequence ATGAGGAAGCAATACCGAAAGCTGGTGCGCGATCGTATCCCGGACATCATCCGAAAAAAGGGAGGGATACCGGAAATTCGGACTCTGCCGGAAGGGGAGTACCTTCAGGCACTCAAAGAGAAGTTTAAGGAAGAACTCGCTGAATATCTCGCCGCTGAGACTCCAGAGGCACGGCTCGAAGAGATGGCGGATATCTTTGAAGTTATTACAGTCTTGAATGCCACCGAAGGGCGCAGTGTCGAGCAGGTGATTGAGACGCAGAAAAAGAAGCGTGAAGACCGAGGCGCCTTCGAGGAGCGGATCTTCTTGGAGTCAGTAGAGGAACCGGAATGA
- a CDS encoding CBS domain-containing protein, with translation MDEAIAGKCVRDIMRHDVVSVASDQTIQDVAEALTKRSIHGVPVIDRDSTVVGIVTESDFFMKDRATLHIPSFMDIMQKTMVAKALGDTDRATIDRVLSARVKDIMTAECMTVYEGTPLHDLLQIFATTHFKTIPVVDDQRRLVGVVTVMDMLTAITPPVGRVSGA, from the coding sequence ATGGATGAGGCAATCGCAGGAAAGTGCGTACGGGATATCATGCGGCATGACGTGGTCTCGGTCGCTTCGGACCAGACAATTCAGGATGTCGCGGAAGCGCTGACGAAGCGAAGCATCCATGGCGTTCCCGTCATCGACAGGGACTCTACGGTGGTTGGGATCGTGACAGAATCGGATTTCTTCATGAAGGACCGGGCCACTCTGCATATCCCTTCGTTTATGGATATCATGCAAAAGACGATGGTCGCGAAGGCACTGGGGGATACCGATCGCGCCACCATCGACCGGGTCCTCTCGGCTCGAGTGAAGGATATCATGACGGCCGAGTGCATGACCGTGTATGAGGGGACTCCTCTGCATGATCTGCTGCAGATATTTGCGACGACTCACTTCAAGACCATCCCAGTCGTTGACGACCAGCGCCGGTTGGTGGGTGTCGTGACCGTGATGGATATGTTGACCGCGATCACTCCTCCTGTTGGGCGGGTTTCGGGAGCGTGA